One Fibrobacter sp. UWB16 DNA window includes the following coding sequences:
- a CDS encoding SUMF1/EgtB/PvdO family nonheme iron enzyme, whose product MTFSRLLPLLLLVPALSMADEDRNFKLNPDNFKVGNVLEHAVNFAIVLDSSVAISQEPVFPLQPNRLYLRHKKSAKEYLWFSGEAKPEEYKKLHAFSLKDNHLGAREVLGMRLYASRQYKAFQDEADIYFDAEYVYSPRVAKLLFMKNGKWQFLKESNHPGLVQIQSDEKNLEIVSLNSTIKPGTRALYPVNNGVYVFSFSAPDKLPYVDAGVLKPGDVLVFNVNFPNPDSVVAASSSSEAAPIAVVASSSSSEAAPVAVASSSSSSDAASAVAIAGSSSSSGVVIPDFDAGVSSSSAVPVSSAASSDSKVSTPAKQSVTLEQVLALKTLEETESLYDAFSADVDKNVNRVDTTEFSNFYPAIKPADSLGLAETDKDYRGYVSHYNLKRKEAQTLWRNKKLGAISEMYKAFHAKLDSLQSLPAQVNVRPVAIEKIMKASDSSKVDSLNIRFGTDHQRIEVSWKGVVDSVSMDTLVKKMAEGDSSLVTTLFLVNDKPVWVFKEGSLVGRYHYRYDKLGFRMGEKLYFGKGEFTLPRHIAIEPEVVEWLRNRVPASSSSSVIASSSSVEPAKTVAGAKIIEHATRGTVAIIDSGTFRYRGKVVSMSPYAIQTTEVTQEFYHKIMGLLDSAKRHEDRSVFKNPKKPVHNITWEHAQYACKVLGGDLPTEAQWEFAGRAGSNEGVLWTSDDVMSVGKYAVFAENSLKTGKKDAAYGPHEVATKSPNAWGLYDMSGNVAEWTRDNYFAITFTIESSNPTGSFWGTSKVLKGGSWKDKVKKLNMTYRDDEDPRYWSDGIGFRCVFPLDRIIQDNK is encoded by the coding sequence ATGACATTTTCCCGACTGCTTCCGCTTTTGTTGCTTGTTCCGGCACTTTCCATGGCCGACGAAGACCGCAACTTTAAATTGAATCCGGATAATTTTAAAGTCGGCAATGTTTTGGAGCATGCGGTAAATTTTGCTATCGTACTCGATAGCTCTGTTGCGATTTCGCAGGAACCTGTTTTCCCGTTGCAGCCCAACCGCCTCTATCTCCGCCACAAAAAATCGGCGAAGGAATATTTGTGGTTCTCGGGCGAAGCCAAGCCGGAAGAATATAAAAAGCTCCATGCCTTTAGCCTTAAGGACAATCACTTAGGTGCTCGCGAAGTGCTTGGAATGCGTCTGTACGCCTCTCGTCAGTACAAGGCCTTCCAGGACGAAGCCGACATCTATTTTGATGCCGAATACGTTTATTCTCCCCGTGTTGCAAAGCTCCTGTTCATGAAGAATGGCAAGTGGCAATTTTTGAAGGAAAGCAATCATCCGGGCTTGGTACAAATCCAGTCGGACGAAAAGAACCTTGAAATTGTGTCGCTGAATTCGACGATTAAGCCGGGGACTAGGGCTCTTTACCCAGTAAATAACGGCGTTTATGTATTCTCGTTTAGTGCTCCGGACAAGCTGCCTTATGTGGATGCTGGAGTGCTCAAGCCGGGTGATGTGCTCGTTTTCAATGTGAACTTCCCAAATCCGGATTCCGTTGTGGCTGCATCTAGCTCAAGTGAAGCGGCTCCGATTGCTGTTGTCGCTAGCTCAAGTTCTAGCGAAGCCGCTCCGGTTGCAGTTGCCTCAAGCTCAAGTTCAAGTGATGCCGCTTCGGCCGTCGCTATTGCGGGCTCTAGCTCTAGCTCGGGAGTCGTTATCCCTGATTTCGATGCTGGCGTTTCTAGCTCAAGTGCCGTTCCGGTTTCTAGCGCCGCCTCTTCTGATTCGAAAGTTTCGACTCCGGCAAAACAGTCTGTCACGCTTGAACAAGTGCTGGCTCTTAAGACGCTCGAAGAAACTGAATCCCTTTATGATGCATTCTCTGCAGATGTCGATAAGAATGTGAACCGTGTGGATACGACGGAATTCTCGAATTTCTATCCGGCAATCAAACCTGCGGATTCTCTTGGACTTGCCGAAACGGATAAGGACTATCGTGGCTACGTTTCTCACTACAACCTCAAGCGCAAAGAAGCCCAGACGTTGTGGCGCAACAAAAAGCTTGGTGCCATTAGCGAGATGTATAAGGCATTCCACGCAAAACTCGATAGCTTGCAGTCGTTGCCAGCTCAGGTTAATGTGCGCCCTGTTGCAATTGAAAAGATTATGAAAGCTTCCGATTCGAGCAAGGTTGATTCCTTGAACATCCGTTTTGGTACGGATCATCAGCGAATTGAAGTGTCTTGGAAGGGCGTTGTTGATAGTGTCTCTATGGATACACTTGTGAAAAAGATGGCTGAGGGGGATTCCTCTTTGGTGACGACACTTTTCCTTGTGAACGATAAGCCTGTGTGGGTCTTTAAGGAAGGATCCCTTGTTGGGCGTTATCATTATCGCTATGACAAGCTTGGCTTCCGTATGGGCGAAAAGCTCTATTTCGGAAAGGGCGAATTTACTTTGCCAAGGCACATTGCCATCGAACCGGAAGTTGTGGAGTGGCTTAGGAATCGAGTTCCTGCATCATCCTCTTCTTCTGTTATTGCAAGTTCTTCTTCTGTGGAACCTGCTAAGACGGTGGCTGGCGCCAAAATTATTGAACATGCTACCCGCGGGACTGTCGCTATCATTGATTCTGGAACGTTCCGTTATCGCGGCAAGGTTGTTTCCATGTCGCCGTATGCCATCCAGACGACTGAAGTGACTCAGGAATTTTACCATAAGATTATGGGACTTCTGGATTCTGCAAAACGCCATGAGGATAGGTCCGTATTTAAGAACCCGAAAAAACCGGTTCACAATATCACTTGGGAACATGCTCAGTATGCTTGCAAGGTTCTTGGTGGTGATCTGCCGACCGAAGCCCAGTGGGAATTTGCCGGCCGCGCAGGGAGCAACGAAGGTGTTCTTTGGACATCGGACGATGTGATGAGTGTTGGCAAGTATGCCGTCTTTGCAGAGAACTCGCTGAAGACGGGTAAGAAGGACGCCGCCTATGGTCCGCATGAAGTGGCAACTAAATCGCCAAATGCATGGGGCCTTTACGACATGTCGGGTAATGTTGCCGAATGGACTCGCGACAATTACTTTGCCATTACGTTTACAATCGAAAGCTCTAACCCGACGGGATCTTTCTGGGGCACAAGTAAAGTGCTGAAGGGCGGTTCCTGGAAGGATAAGGTAAAGAAGCTGAACATGACGTATCGCGATGATGAAGATCCGCGTTACTGGTCTGACGGAATTGGTTTCCGTTGCGTGTTCCCTCTTGATAGAATTATTCAGGATAATAAATAA
- the uvrA gene encoding excinuclease ABC subunit UvrA, whose amino-acid sequence MTKSIEIRDAHEHNLRHVDLTIPRDSIVVVTGVSGSGKSSLAFDTVFQEGQRRFVESLSAYARQFIGRMKHPDVESVRGISPTISIDQKTVNRNPRSTVGTVVEILDHYRLMFARLGVPHCPKCGKVIQAQSVDQVVDNLYASDENKKILVMAPIVQERKGEYRKELAELKENGFVRVRVDGTIYRLEDVPLLVRYEKHTIEVVIDRLTLERKNMSRLREAIEGALKLTDGKLVSFLLTASEVDSDGAAKEEYRLQGTQLACPKCGISIPELEPRFFSFNDPKGQCPACKGLGESCEFDVNLIVPNPNLSLKEGCLAPQKKDDGCIIFSDFGWRNLRTIANEMHFSLDTPWNKLKKAQQDAVLYGTPSGSERGVVTIMQELWDMWHIYHFRKYMQIGVCPECHGTRINRIAAAVDFHGHNICEMTEWSVEKSVEFFDKLKLSPKEQRIGREVLKEIRGRLGFLKAVGLGYLDISRKASTLSGGEAQRIRLASAVGAGLQGVLYVLDEPSIGLHPRDNDKLLEMLERLRAQGNSLLIVEHDEDTMRHADCVIDVGPGAGVEGGRILAAGTVEELEKNKSSLTGAYLSGRKAIEIPAQRLKIDAKTPKLKICGACENNLKNIDVEIPLGGAFTVVTGVSGSGKSTLVNQILRRELARVFYNSEEPVGKFDHLEGLENIDKVIEIDQTPIGRTPRSNPATYTKIWDDIRDLFAGMEESKVRGYTKSRFSFNVKGGRCDACEGAGVKVIDMHILPSVQVTCDVCDGKRFNEATREVYFKGKNISEVLDMSIAEAAEFFKDIPKIAEPLKLLCEVGLGYLTLGQPSTTLSGGEAQRVKIASELRRPGTGKTLYLLDEPTTGLHFEDIRRLLECLNRLRSLGNSVVVIEHNLDVIKCADWIIDLGPDAGVNGGRIIATGTPEQIAKCKKSETGRYLAPVLAKKHGENKHFERTDEKGEDYSLDIEVHGARKHNLKNIDVTIPRHKLTVITGVSGSGKSSLAFHTLFSEGQRRFVETLSTYARRFLGRPDRGSIDSISGLAPAIAIDQKSASKSPRSTVATLTEIYDYFRILWARVGTAHCLHCGKPISSYATGDLMQFAFDRDLNKMVTVLAPFEIKDEIKLSKILTEKGYRKAYLGKKLVELPLPKVPTREKKLLAVVDSVVVKEENRARLVEAFERGYRDGNGILYVDCDGEERLSASEKPGCPECGWYMDSALNPKHFSFNTHWGACETCLGLGHFKDGEECPDCHGERLKPEYLAVRILGKNIMDVHHMSIAEARDWFAKVDFANEENATSASIQSKTIIAAPLLREIIGRLDFLISVGLGYIGLDRAGDTLSGGESQRIRLASQIGSGLEGVLYVLDEPTVGLHESDTAKLLDTLYRLRDLGNTLVVVEHDIKMMQAADHIIDMGPGAGDFGGEVVAEGSPAELAKPYALQQFPRSETVKFLTYSTPVANQLEPVRITDDTEFYEFKNLKANNLKNLSVKFPKKAVSVVCGVSGSGKSSLVVDEIFPALKKQFQARGRKKQSGEVLLVDQSPISGTPRSTPASFTGVFDDIRKLFAKLEQSKMKGFDYGRFSYNLARGRCPACEGRGAVAVEMHFLSDIWETCEVCGGKRYNQETLTVTFKGKNIADVLDMRIVEACEFFKDQPKILPKLECLRDVGLPYVKLGQPVTTLSGGESQRLKLAAELCRRPATEMVYLLDEPTTGLHLKDIQILWNLLRRLSARGDTVIVIEHHPDIIRLADWKVELGPVGGANGGYLLEMGANSSK is encoded by the coding sequence ATGACGAAATCTATTGAAATCCGCGATGCTCATGAACACAACCTCCGCCATGTCGATTTGACGATTCCCCGCGACTCGATTGTCGTGGTGACTGGCGTTTCGGGCTCGGGCAAGTCGAGTTTGGCGTTTGATACGGTGTTCCAGGAAGGGCAGCGTCGCTTTGTGGAGTCGCTTTCGGCGTACGCACGCCAGTTTATTGGGCGCATGAAGCATCCGGATGTGGAAAGCGTTCGCGGGATTTCTCCGACGATTTCGATAGACCAGAAAACGGTGAACCGTAACCCTCGCAGCACGGTGGGTACGGTGGTCGAGATTTTGGACCATTACCGCTTGATGTTTGCTCGCCTCGGCGTTCCGCATTGCCCCAAGTGCGGCAAGGTAATTCAGGCGCAGTCGGTGGATCAGGTTGTCGATAATTTGTACGCTAGCGACGAGAACAAAAAGATTTTGGTGATGGCGCCGATTGTGCAGGAGCGCAAGGGCGAATACCGCAAGGAACTCGCGGAGCTCAAGGAAAATGGATTTGTCCGCGTGCGTGTGGACGGAACGATTTACAGACTCGAAGACGTGCCGCTGTTGGTGCGTTACGAGAAGCACACGATTGAAGTGGTGATTGACCGCTTGACGCTGGAACGTAAGAACATGAGCCGCCTGCGCGAGGCGATTGAAGGTGCGCTCAAGCTCACAGACGGAAAGCTCGTGTCGTTCTTGTTGACTGCTTCGGAGGTGGACTCGGATGGTGCTGCGAAGGAAGAATACCGCTTGCAGGGTACGCAGCTTGCTTGCCCAAAGTGCGGAATTTCTATCCCGGAACTTGAACCGCGATTCTTTAGCTTTAATGACCCGAAGGGTCAATGCCCCGCCTGCAAGGGTCTTGGCGAAAGTTGTGAATTTGACGTTAACTTGATTGTGCCAAATCCGAATTTGTCACTGAAAGAGGGCTGCCTTGCCCCGCAAAAGAAGGATGACGGCTGCATCATCTTTAGCGATTTTGGCTGGCGCAATTTGCGCACGATTGCAAACGAAATGCACTTTTCGCTCGATACGCCGTGGAACAAGCTCAAGAAGGCGCAACAGGACGCCGTGCTGTATGGGACTCCAAGCGGGAGCGAACGCGGCGTGGTGACGATTATGCAGGAACTTTGGGACATGTGGCATATTTATCACTTCCGAAAGTACATGCAGATTGGTGTTTGTCCGGAATGTCACGGAACGCGAATCAACCGCATTGCGGCGGCCGTCGATTTCCACGGTCATAACATTTGCGAGATGACGGAATGGTCCGTCGAAAAGTCCGTCGAGTTTTTTGACAAGCTCAAGTTGAGCCCCAAGGAACAGCGCATCGGTCGCGAAGTGCTGAAGGAAATTCGCGGGCGCCTTGGATTCTTGAAGGCGGTGGGCCTTGGCTATTTGGACATTAGCCGCAAGGCTTCGACGCTTTCGGGCGGTGAGGCGCAGCGTATCAGGCTCGCAAGTGCCGTGGGGGCGGGGCTCCAGGGCGTGCTTTATGTGCTTGATGAACCGAGTATTGGGCTGCACCCACGCGACAACGATAAGTTGCTCGAGATGCTCGAGCGCTTGCGAGCCCAAGGCAACAGCCTTCTCATCGTGGAACACGATGAGGATACGATGCGTCATGCAGACTGCGTGATTGACGTGGGCCCTGGCGCGGGTGTCGAGGGCGGTCGCATTTTGGCGGCTGGCACGGTCGAAGAGCTGGAAAAGAACAAGTCTTCGCTCACGGGGGCGTACTTGAGCGGTCGCAAGGCAATTGAAATTCCAGCGCAGCGCTTGAAGATTGATGCAAAGACGCCGAAACTCAAAATATGCGGCGCCTGCGAAAATAACCTCAAGAACATCGACGTGGAAATCCCGCTGGGTGGCGCGTTTACCGTGGTCACGGGCGTTTCTGGCTCGGGCAAGAGTACGCTTGTGAACCAAATTTTGCGCCGTGAACTCGCTCGCGTGTTCTACAATTCCGAAGAACCGGTCGGAAAGTTCGACCATTTGGAAGGTCTTGAAAACATCGACAAGGTCATTGAAATTGACCAAACGCCGATTGGACGCACCCCGCGCAGCAACCCTGCAACTTATACGAAAATTTGGGACGATATCCGCGACTTGTTTGCCGGTATGGAAGAAAGCAAGGTGCGCGGGTACACGAAGAGCCGCTTTAGCTTTAACGTGAAGGGGGGCCGTTGCGATGCTTGCGAAGGCGCGGGCGTGAAGGTCATCGACATGCATATTTTGCCGAGCGTGCAAGTCACTTGCGATGTGTGCGACGGCAAGCGCTTTAACGAAGCGACTAGAGAAGTTTATTTCAAGGGCAAGAACATTTCTGAAGTTCTTGACATGAGCATTGCCGAAGCCGCTGAATTTTTCAAGGACATTCCGAAAATTGCAGAACCGCTCAAACTCCTTTGCGAAGTGGGCCTTGGCTATTTGACGCTCGGTCAGCCTTCGACGACTTTGAGCGGTGGCGAAGCGCAGCGCGTGAAGATTGCATCGGAATTGCGTCGCCCGGGGACGGGTAAGACGCTTTACTTGCTTGATGAACCGACAACCGGTTTGCACTTTGAAGATATCCGCCGATTGCTCGAATGTTTGAACCGCTTGCGTAGTCTCGGCAACAGCGTCGTGGTGATTGAACACAACCTCGACGTAATCAAGTGTGCGGACTGGATTATTGACCTTGGCCCGGATGCGGGCGTGAACGGCGGCCGCATTATTGCGACGGGAACTCCCGAACAAATTGCCAAGTGCAAAAAGTCGGAGACGGGGCGTTACTTGGCTCCGGTCTTGGCGAAAAAGCATGGCGAAAACAAGCATTTTGAACGTACGGATGAAAAGGGCGAAGATTATTCGCTCGATATCGAAGTTCACGGTGCTCGCAAGCACAACCTCAAGAACATCGATGTGACGATTCCGCGCCACAAGCTCACCGTGATTACGGGTGTTTCGGGCTCGGGCAAGTCGAGTCTTGCATTCCATACGCTCTTTAGCGAAGGCCAGCGCCGCTTTGTCGAAACGCTCAGCACGTATGCTCGCCGCTTCTTGGGTCGCCCCGATCGCGGTAGCATTGATTCTATTTCGGGCTTGGCGCCTGCGATTGCAATTGACCAAAAGAGCGCAAGCAAGAGCCCTCGCAGTACGGTGGCAACACTTACTGAAATTTACGACTACTTCCGCATTTTGTGGGCCCGCGTGGGAACTGCCCACTGCCTCCATTGCGGGAAGCCCATCAGCTCATATGCAACGGGCGACTTGATGCAATTTGCATTTGACCGTGACCTCAACAAGATGGTGACGGTTCTTGCTCCGTTCGAAATCAAGGACGAAATTAAGCTCTCCAAGATTCTCACGGAAAAGGGTTACCGCAAGGCATATCTCGGCAAAAAGCTCGTAGAACTCCCGCTGCCCAAAGTTCCGACACGCGAAAAGAAATTGCTTGCCGTGGTCGATTCCGTGGTCGTCAAGGAAGAAAATCGTGCTCGTCTCGTCGAAGCGTTTGAACGCGGCTACCGCGATGGTAACGGAATCCTTTACGTGGATTGCGATGGCGAAGAACGCCTTTCTGCTAGTGAAAAGCCGGGTTGCCCGGAATGTGGCTGGTACATGGATTCGGCGCTCAACCCGAAACATTTCAGTTTCAATACGCATTGGGGCGCCTGCGAAACATGCCTTGGCCTTGGACACTTCAAGGATGGCGAAGAATGCCCCGATTGCCATGGCGAACGCTTGAAGCCTGAATATCTTGCGGTGCGCATCTTGGGCAAGAACATCATGGATGTGCATCACATGAGCATTGCCGAAGCCCGCGACTGGTTTGCGAAAGTCGATTTCGCAAACGAAGAAAATGCAACTTCTGCATCCATCCAAAGCAAGACGATAATTGCCGCGCCGCTCCTCCGTGAAATCATTGGCCGCTTGGACTTCTTGATTAGTGTGGGACTTGGCTACATTGGCCTTGACCGTGCGGGCGATACGCTCTCGGGCGGTGAATCCCAGCGCATCCGCTTGGCAAGTCAGATTGGTAGCGGTCTCGAAGGCGTCTTGTACGTGCTTGATGAACCGACCGTCGGCCTTCACGAAAGTGATACTGCAAAACTTTTGGATACGCTTTACCGTTTGCGTGACCTTGGCAATACGCTTGTGGTCGTGGAACATGACATCAAGATGATGCAGGCCGCAGACCACATTATCGATATGGGTCCGGGGGCGGGCGACTTTGGTGGCGAAGTCGTTGCCGAAGGAAGCCCGGCAGAACTTGCAAAACCGTATGCGTTGCAACAGTTCCCGCGTAGCGAAACGGTCAAGTTCCTCACGTATTCCACTCCGGTGGCAAACCAGCTGGAACCGGTACGCATCACGGACGATACGGAGTTTTACGAATTCAAGAACCTCAAGGCAAATAACTTGAAGAACTTGTCTGTGAAATTCCCGAAAAAGGCGGTCAGCGTTGTCTGTGGCGTTTCGGGATCGGGCAAGAGTTCTCTCGTTGTCGATGAGATTTTCCCGGCGCTCAAAAAGCAGTTCCAGGCCCGTGGCCGCAAAAAGCAGAGCGGCGAAGTCTTGTTGGTGGACCAGAGCCCGATTTCGGGAACGCCACGCAGTACGCCGGCGAGCTTTACAGGCGTCTTTGATGATATCCGCAAGCTGTTTGCCAAACTCGAACAGTCCAAGATGAAGGGCTTCGATTACGGTCGCTTTAGCTATAACCTTGCGCGAGGCCGTTGCCCCGCTTGCGAAGGCCGTGGCGCCGTCGCTGTCGAGATGCACTTCCTTTCGGATATTTGGGAAACTTGCGAAGTCTGCGGTGGCAAGCGTTACAATCAGGAAACGCTCACGGTCACGTTCAAGGGCAAGAATATTGCTGACGTGCTCGACATGCGCATTGTCGAAGCTTGCGAGTTTTTCAAGGACCAACCGAAAATTTTGCCGAAGCTTGAATGCCTCCGTGATGTGGGCCTCCCGTATGTGAAACTCGGTCAACCTGTGACGACACTTTCGGGCGGTGAATCCCAGCGCTTAAAGCTTGCTGCGGAACTTTGCCGCCGCCCGGCAACGGAAATGGTTTACCTGCTCGACGAACCGACTACGGGCCTTCACCTCAAGGATATCCAGATCCTTTGGAACCTCTTGCGCAGGCTTTCGGCACGTGGCGATACGGTCATTGTCATCGAACACCATCCCGATATTATCCGATTGGCCGACTGGAAGGTGGAATTGGGTCCTGTGGGCGGTGCAAATGGCGGTTATTTGCTCGAAATGGGGGCAAATTCGTCAAAATAA